The following are encoded together in the Osmia lignaria lignaria isolate PbOS001 chromosome 6, iyOsmLign1, whole genome shotgun sequence genome:
- the LOC117601648 gene encoding rap guanine nucleotide exchange factor 2 isoform X12 has product MDAFGIYQFSQGLTGRPELYQKSNRSSHSSDTSSAYSGSDTMTSVQSSLDADADDVDLSGLVESIVDSDEEEDLAESMDSLTVRDPVRECLEKDPMERTEDDIETLLEFTQQLKAFTNMTLAVRRALCAVMVFAVVERAGMIVLNDGEELDSWSVLINGAVEIEHSNGEIEQLHLGDSFGILPTMERLLHRGVMRTKCDDCQFVCVTQADYFRIQHQGEENTRRHEENGRVILVTELRGALDGGARRGHVVIRGTPERLMLQLIEENSITDPTYIEDFLLTHRTFIDSPLLVASQLLEWFDQSQVRDRVARVVLLWVNNHFTDFETDPSMMEFLEAFETGLEREKMQGQQRLLNIACAAKARTRNVTLARPSRDEILHFSILGGYERGFGIFISKVDKKSKAEDVGLKRGDQILEVNGQSFEHVSHARALEILRGSTHLSITVKSNLLAFKEMLQMPDDSPRPRGRANKPEISRLQTDPRARLSTHVDPITPVNPLVGGVPLLIPDSNVSPCKDAKKEHKGFMTLGPKRRLQKALMKMNILPKNTINDGVHVDDPLAPPHTPPGTTGLAQTTNLYHSKSNPDLTSLYCYDDLRAPDYPEHVLKVYKADQTCKYLLIHKETTAHEVVMLALQEFGITESSSNFSLAEVSVGEGGMIKQRRLPDQLQNLAERIGLSSRYYLKTNGISETLVADEQAPELIRESQVHFLQLNAVEVAIQLTLQDFSIFRQIESTEYVDDLFELKSRYGVPMLRQFAELVNREMFWVVTEVCSEHNLVRRSKIIKQFIKIARQCKECKNFNSMFAIVSGLGHGAVSRLRASWEKLPSKYQRLFSDLQELMDPSRNMSKYRQLVASEQTQPPIIPFYPVVKKDLTFIHLGNDSRVEGLVNFEKLRMIAKEVRTLTNMCSSPYDLSIMLERGGQPPSSAMVALNQMTTGNQVLQCPGGQTATVKRRKKSTAAPNPKKMFEEAQMVRRVKAYLANMKVITDEERLHSLSVECEPHAGAVAVAAAVPLSTSRGRRHPSPTLSTTSSASSTSEGRKSIQGTKFGAASPQAVRKMLALSDPHKTRPYQPKHCPPPLPVPGLALHSSGLEPSPGAPRRVGSGSRVPMHERSHSDTPSSLPPPVDLSAESSSVTSLSNLQPLRKTLTSGSVTSSDSGHSTQLDSHSGSSVEAGGSPPPPQRRHSAMQGSVMRGGAPPFPHAVAVLPPLPANHNQNQNHNHHHHHHHHHQHYYDHHHHQPQNPQGTTGLGVGVGLGVQTAHPPPGAGTTIMTTMSTSMTTMRPGVGSTQCRQPPAYKVAAQMARLHRLGRAHSHEGVTYRTDHEDDDEDAQVSAV; this is encoded by the exons ATGGACGCCTTCGGCATATACCAA TTTTCTCAAGGCCTGACAGGCAGGCCAGAGCTGTACCAAAAATCCAACAGAAGCAGCCATTCGAGTGACACAAGTTCAGCGTACAGTGGATCAGACACAATGACATCTGTACAAAGTTCATTAGATGCTGATGCAGATGATGTTGATCTGTCAGGGCTTGTTGAATCCATAGTGGACAGTGATGAGGAAGAAGATCTTGCAGAGAGTATGGAT AGTTTGACTGTCCGTGATCCAGTCAGAGAATGTTTAGAGAAAGATCCCATGGAAAGAACTGAGGATGATATAGAGACACTGTTAGAATTCACGCAACAATTGAAGGCCTTTACAAATATGACTTTGGCAGTGAGAAGAGCGCTGTGCGCTGTGATGGTGTTTGCTGTGGTGGAACGTGCTGGTATGATAGTTTTAAATGATGGAGAAGAACTGGATAGTTGGAGTGTGCTCATTAATGGTGCAGTGGAAATTGAGCATAGTAATGGAGAAATTGAACAGTTACACCTTGGTGACAGTTTTGGAATCTTGCCCACTATGGAAAGGCTTTTGCATAGAGGTGTCATGAGAACAAA ATGCGACGACTGCCAATTTGTATGTGTCACACAAGCGGATTACTTTAGAATTCAGCATCAAGGAGAAGAGAATACGAGGAGGCACGAAGAAAACGGAAGGGTGATTTTAGTCACTGAATTGAGGGGTGCTTTAGATGGTGGAGCACGAAGAGGTCATGTAGTGATTCGTGGAACTCCCGAACGTTTAATGTTACAACTTATCGAAGAAAACAGTATTACCGACCCAACTTATATAGAAGATTTCTTATTAACTCATCGAACATTTATTGATAGTCCTTTATTAGTTGCAAGTCAATTGTTAGAGTGGTTTGATCAATCACAAGTCAGGGACAGAGTTGCTCGCGTAGTACTTCTTTGGGTAAATAATCATTTCACGGATTTTGAAACTGATCCATCGATGATGGAGTTTTTAGAAGCGTTTGAAACTGGAttggaaagagaaaagatgCAAGGTCAACAAAG aTTATTAAATATCGCGTGCGCGGCAAAAGCAAGAACGCGAAACGTAACGTTAGCAAGGCCTTCCAGGGATGAGATCCTGCATTTTAGTATTTTAGGGGGATACGAAAGGGGttttggtatttttatttcaaaagtcGATAAGAAATCGAAGGCCGAGGACGTTGGTTTGAAACGAGGCGATCAGATTTTAGAAGTGAACGGACAGAGCTTTGAGCACGTGAGTCACGCCAGGGCTCTTGAAATTTTAAGAGGATCCACTCATCTCAGTATAACTGTTAAATCCAATTTACTTG CGTTTAAAGAAATGCTTCAGATGCCAGACGATTCGCCGAGGCCGCGGGGAAGAGCGAATAAGCCTGAGATTTCAAGACTACAAACCGATCCGCGCGCAAGGTTGTCCACCCATGTGGATCCGATAACTCCAGTTAATCCTCTGGTGGGCGGTGTTCCATTATTAATTCCCGATTCGAATGTTTCTCCGTGTAAAGATGCTAAAAAGGAGCATAAAGGATTCATGACACTTGGACCGAAAAGGAGATTACAGAAAGCtctaatgaaaatgaatatacTGCCAAAGAATACTATTAA CGATGGTGTACATGTAGATGATCCCCTCGCACCTCCTCACACACCACCGGGAACAACAGGACTCGCACAGACTACTAATCTTTATCACTCCAAAAGTAATCCCGATCTTACGTCGTTGTATTGCTACGACGACTTAAGGGCGCCCGATTATCCTGAACACGTTTTGAAAGTTTATAAAGCCGatcaaacttgtaaatatcttctTATTCACAAAGAAACAACAGCGCACGAg GTGGTAATGCTTGCTCTGCAAGAATTTGGTATAACCGAGAGCAGTTCGAATTTTTCTTTAGCCGAAGTCAGCGTCGGAGAAGGGGGTATGATCAAACAGCGCAGGTTACCCGATCAATTACAAAATCTCGCAGAACGAATCGGCCTGAGTTCTCGGTATTATTTAAAGACCAATGGTATTTCGGAGACATTGGTAGCTGACGAACAGGCACCTGAATTGATTCGCGAATCTCAGGTTCATTTCTTGCAATTAAATGCCGTTGAAGTTGCCATTCAGTTAACTTTGCAAGATTTTAGTATATTCAG acaAATTGAATCTACGGAATACGTGGATGATTTGTTCGAGCTGAAAAGCAGATACGGAGTACCTATGCTTAGGCAGTTTGCGGAACTAGTCAACAGAGAAATGTTTTGGGTTGTGACGGAAGTTTGTTCCGAGCACAATCTCGTTCGAcgtagtaaaataataaaacaattcaTAAAAATAGCAC GACAATGTAAGGagtgtaaaaatttcaattccatGTTTGCGATCGTGTCCGGTCTGGGTCATGGGGCTGTCTCAAGACTACGAGCTTCTTGGGAAAAACTGCCAAGTAAATATCAGAGGCTCTTTAGCGACTTGCAAGAATTAATGGACCCCAGTCGCAATATGAGTAAATACCGGCAATTGGTGGCATCCGAGCAAACACAACCTCCTATA ATTCCGTTTTATCCAGTGGTGAAGAAAGACCTGACGTTCATACATCTGGGTAACGACTCGAGGGTGGAGGGTTTggtgaactttgaaaaattgcgAATGATCGCGAAGGAAGTGAGAACGTTAACAAACATGTGCTCTTCGCCTTACGACTTATCAATAATGTTAGAAAGAGGCGGCCAACCACCCAGTTCAGCAATGGTCGCGTTAAATCAAATGACGACAGGGAATCAAG TGTTACAATGTCCAGGAGGACAGACGGCGACGGTGAAAAGGCGGAAAAAGTCGACAGCCGCGCCAAACCCGAAGAAAATGTTCGAGGAGGCGCAGATGGTTCGACGAGTGAAAGCGTATCTCGCCAATATGAAAGTCATCACGGACGAGGAGCGGTTACACTCTCTTTCCGTCGAGTGCGAACCTCATGCAGGAGCTGTTGCAGTGGCTGCTGCGGTACCCCTTAGTACAAGCAGAGGAAGAAGGCATCCTTCTCCTACTTTATCAACCACGAGTAGTGCCAGTAGCACCAGCGAAGGTAGAAAGAGTATACAAg GTACAAAGTTCGGAGCAGCATCGCCACAGGCTGTACGAAAAATGTTGGCTCTCTCCGACCCTCACAAAACTCGTCCATACCAACCTAAACATTGTCCACCACCGCTTCCAGTACCAGGATTAGCCCTGCATTCCAGCGGACTGGAGCCTAGTCCTGGTGCACCTAGGAGAGTAGGATCTGGTAGCCGAGTTCCTATGCATGAGCGATCCCATAGCGATACTCCTTCCAGTTTACCACCGCCTGTTGATCTAAGTGCCGAAAGTAGTAGCGTAACCAGCCTGAGCAATCTTCAGCCGTTAAGAAAAACGTTGACCAGCG GTTCGGTGACGAGCAGTGACAGTGGTCACAGTACACAGCTGGACAGCCACAGTGGAAGCAGCGTGGAAGCTGGTGGTAGTCCACCTCCACCTCAAAGACGTCATTCCGCCATGCAAG GGTCTGTTATGAGAGGTGGTGCACCTCCGTTCCCTCACGCGGTAGCAGTGTTACCTCCGCTTCCTGCCAACCACAACCAGAATCAAAACCACAATcatcatcaccaccaccaccatcaccaccaacATTATTACGATCATCACCATCACCAACCCCAAAATCCTCAAG GTACTACGGGATTAGGAGTAGGCGTGGGTCTTGGAGTACAGACGGCGCATCCTCCTCCAGGAGCTGGCACGACGATTATGACCACGATGTCGACATCGATGACAACGATGCGTCCAGGAGTGGGTAGTACACAGTGTCGTCAACCACCTGCATACAAAGTTGCGGCACAGATGGCAAGGTTGCACAGGCTTGGCCGTGCTCACAGCCACGAGGGTGTTACCTACAGGACCGACCATGAAGATG ACGACGAGGACGCCCAGGTATCAGCGGTTTAA
- the LOC117601648 gene encoding rap guanine nucleotide exchange factor 2 isoform X13 has protein sequence MQKYYSFSQGLTGRPELYQKSNRSSHSSDTSSAYSGSDTMTSVQSSLDADADDVDLSGLVESIVDSDEEEDLAESMDSLTVRDPVRECLEKDPMERTEDDIETLLEFTQQLKAFTNMTLAVRRALCAVMVFAVVERAGMIVLNDGEELDSWSVLINGAVEIEHSNGEIEQLHLGDSFGILPTMERLLHRGVMRTKCDDCQFVCVTQADYFRIQHQGEENTRRHEENGRVILVTELRGALDGGARRGHVVIRGTPERLMLQLIEENSITDPTYIEDFLLTHRTFIDSPLLVASQLLEWFDQSQVRDRVARVVLLWVNNHFTDFETDPSMMEFLEAFETGLEREKMQGQQRLLNIACAAKARTRNVTLARPSRDEILHFSILGGYERGFGIFISKVDKKSKAEDVGLKRGDQILEVNGQSFEHVSHARALEILRGSTHLSITVKSNLLAFKEMLQMPDDSPRPRGRANKPEISRLQTDPRARLSTHVDPITPVNPLVGGVPLLIPDSNVSPCKDAKKEHKGFMTLGPKRRLQKALMKMNILPKNTINDGVHVDDPLAPPHTPPGTTGLAQTTNLYHSKSNPDLTSLYCYDDLRAPDYPEHVLKVYKADQTCKYLLIHKETTAHEVVMLALQEFGITESSSNFSLAEVSVGEGGMIKQRRLPDQLQNLAERIGLSSRYYLKTNGISETLVADEQAPELIRESQVHFLQLNAVEVAIQLTLQDFSIFRQIESTEYVDDLFELKSRYGVPMLRQFAELVNREMFWVVTEVCSEHNLVRRSKIIKQFIKIARQCKECKNFNSMFAIVSGLGHGAVSRLRASWEKLPSKYQRLFSDLQELMDPSRNMSKYRQLVASEQTQPPIIPFYPVVKKDLTFIHLGNDSRVEGLVNFEKLRMIAKEVRTLTNMCSSPYDLSIMLERGGQPPSSAMVALNQMTTGNQVLQCPGGQTATVKRRKKSTAAPNPKKMFEEAQMVRRVKAYLANMKVITDEERLHSLSVECEPHAGAVAVAAAVPLSTSRGRRHPSPTLSTTSSASSTSEGRKSIQGTKFGAASPQAVRKMLALSDPHKTRPYQPKHCPPPLPVPGLALHSSGLEPSPGAPRRVGSGSRVPMHERSHSDTPSSLPPPVDLSAESSSVTSLSNLQPLRKTLTSGSVTSSDSGHSTQLDSHSGSSVEAGGSPPPPQRRHSAMQGSVMRGGAPPFPHAVAVLPPLPANHNQNQNHNHHHHHHHHHQHYYDHHHHQPQNPQGTTGLGVGVGLGVQTAHPPPGAGTTIMTTMSTSMTTMRPGVGSTQCRQPPAYKVAAQMARLHRLGRAHSHEGVTYRTDHEDDDEDAQVSAV, from the exons ATGCAGAAGTATTACAGT TTTTCTCAAGGCCTGACAGGCAGGCCAGAGCTGTACCAAAAATCCAACAGAAGCAGCCATTCGAGTGACACAAGTTCAGCGTACAGTGGATCAGACACAATGACATCTGTACAAAGTTCATTAGATGCTGATGCAGATGATGTTGATCTGTCAGGGCTTGTTGAATCCATAGTGGACAGTGATGAGGAAGAAGATCTTGCAGAGAGTATGGAT AGTTTGACTGTCCGTGATCCAGTCAGAGAATGTTTAGAGAAAGATCCCATGGAAAGAACTGAGGATGATATAGAGACACTGTTAGAATTCACGCAACAATTGAAGGCCTTTACAAATATGACTTTGGCAGTGAGAAGAGCGCTGTGCGCTGTGATGGTGTTTGCTGTGGTGGAACGTGCTGGTATGATAGTTTTAAATGATGGAGAAGAACTGGATAGTTGGAGTGTGCTCATTAATGGTGCAGTGGAAATTGAGCATAGTAATGGAGAAATTGAACAGTTACACCTTGGTGACAGTTTTGGAATCTTGCCCACTATGGAAAGGCTTTTGCATAGAGGTGTCATGAGAACAAA ATGCGACGACTGCCAATTTGTATGTGTCACACAAGCGGATTACTTTAGAATTCAGCATCAAGGAGAAGAGAATACGAGGAGGCACGAAGAAAACGGAAGGGTGATTTTAGTCACTGAATTGAGGGGTGCTTTAGATGGTGGAGCACGAAGAGGTCATGTAGTGATTCGTGGAACTCCCGAACGTTTAATGTTACAACTTATCGAAGAAAACAGTATTACCGACCCAACTTATATAGAAGATTTCTTATTAACTCATCGAACATTTATTGATAGTCCTTTATTAGTTGCAAGTCAATTGTTAGAGTGGTTTGATCAATCACAAGTCAGGGACAGAGTTGCTCGCGTAGTACTTCTTTGGGTAAATAATCATTTCACGGATTTTGAAACTGATCCATCGATGATGGAGTTTTTAGAAGCGTTTGAAACTGGAttggaaagagaaaagatgCAAGGTCAACAAAG aTTATTAAATATCGCGTGCGCGGCAAAAGCAAGAACGCGAAACGTAACGTTAGCAAGGCCTTCCAGGGATGAGATCCTGCATTTTAGTATTTTAGGGGGATACGAAAGGGGttttggtatttttatttcaaaagtcGATAAGAAATCGAAGGCCGAGGACGTTGGTTTGAAACGAGGCGATCAGATTTTAGAAGTGAACGGACAGAGCTTTGAGCACGTGAGTCACGCCAGGGCTCTTGAAATTTTAAGAGGATCCACTCATCTCAGTATAACTGTTAAATCCAATTTACTTG CGTTTAAAGAAATGCTTCAGATGCCAGACGATTCGCCGAGGCCGCGGGGAAGAGCGAATAAGCCTGAGATTTCAAGACTACAAACCGATCCGCGCGCAAGGTTGTCCACCCATGTGGATCCGATAACTCCAGTTAATCCTCTGGTGGGCGGTGTTCCATTATTAATTCCCGATTCGAATGTTTCTCCGTGTAAAGATGCTAAAAAGGAGCATAAAGGATTCATGACACTTGGACCGAAAAGGAGATTACAGAAAGCtctaatgaaaatgaatatacTGCCAAAGAATACTATTAA CGATGGTGTACATGTAGATGATCCCCTCGCACCTCCTCACACACCACCGGGAACAACAGGACTCGCACAGACTACTAATCTTTATCACTCCAAAAGTAATCCCGATCTTACGTCGTTGTATTGCTACGACGACTTAAGGGCGCCCGATTATCCTGAACACGTTTTGAAAGTTTATAAAGCCGatcaaacttgtaaatatcttctTATTCACAAAGAAACAACAGCGCACGAg GTGGTAATGCTTGCTCTGCAAGAATTTGGTATAACCGAGAGCAGTTCGAATTTTTCTTTAGCCGAAGTCAGCGTCGGAGAAGGGGGTATGATCAAACAGCGCAGGTTACCCGATCAATTACAAAATCTCGCAGAACGAATCGGCCTGAGTTCTCGGTATTATTTAAAGACCAATGGTATTTCGGAGACATTGGTAGCTGACGAACAGGCACCTGAATTGATTCGCGAATCTCAGGTTCATTTCTTGCAATTAAATGCCGTTGAAGTTGCCATTCAGTTAACTTTGCAAGATTTTAGTATATTCAG acaAATTGAATCTACGGAATACGTGGATGATTTGTTCGAGCTGAAAAGCAGATACGGAGTACCTATGCTTAGGCAGTTTGCGGAACTAGTCAACAGAGAAATGTTTTGGGTTGTGACGGAAGTTTGTTCCGAGCACAATCTCGTTCGAcgtagtaaaataataaaacaattcaTAAAAATAGCAC GACAATGTAAGGagtgtaaaaatttcaattccatGTTTGCGATCGTGTCCGGTCTGGGTCATGGGGCTGTCTCAAGACTACGAGCTTCTTGGGAAAAACTGCCAAGTAAATATCAGAGGCTCTTTAGCGACTTGCAAGAATTAATGGACCCCAGTCGCAATATGAGTAAATACCGGCAATTGGTGGCATCCGAGCAAACACAACCTCCTATA ATTCCGTTTTATCCAGTGGTGAAGAAAGACCTGACGTTCATACATCTGGGTAACGACTCGAGGGTGGAGGGTTTggtgaactttgaaaaattgcgAATGATCGCGAAGGAAGTGAGAACGTTAACAAACATGTGCTCTTCGCCTTACGACTTATCAATAATGTTAGAAAGAGGCGGCCAACCACCCAGTTCAGCAATGGTCGCGTTAAATCAAATGACGACAGGGAATCAAG TGTTACAATGTCCAGGAGGACAGACGGCGACGGTGAAAAGGCGGAAAAAGTCGACAGCCGCGCCAAACCCGAAGAAAATGTTCGAGGAGGCGCAGATGGTTCGACGAGTGAAAGCGTATCTCGCCAATATGAAAGTCATCACGGACGAGGAGCGGTTACACTCTCTTTCCGTCGAGTGCGAACCTCATGCAGGAGCTGTTGCAGTGGCTGCTGCGGTACCCCTTAGTACAAGCAGAGGAAGAAGGCATCCTTCTCCTACTTTATCAACCACGAGTAGTGCCAGTAGCACCAGCGAAGGTAGAAAGAGTATACAAg GTACAAAGTTCGGAGCAGCATCGCCACAGGCTGTACGAAAAATGTTGGCTCTCTCCGACCCTCACAAAACTCGTCCATACCAACCTAAACATTGTCCACCACCGCTTCCAGTACCAGGATTAGCCCTGCATTCCAGCGGACTGGAGCCTAGTCCTGGTGCACCTAGGAGAGTAGGATCTGGTAGCCGAGTTCCTATGCATGAGCGATCCCATAGCGATACTCCTTCCAGTTTACCACCGCCTGTTGATCTAAGTGCCGAAAGTAGTAGCGTAACCAGCCTGAGCAATCTTCAGCCGTTAAGAAAAACGTTGACCAGCG GTTCGGTGACGAGCAGTGACAGTGGTCACAGTACACAGCTGGACAGCCACAGTGGAAGCAGCGTGGAAGCTGGTGGTAGTCCACCTCCACCTCAAAGACGTCATTCCGCCATGCAAG GGTCTGTTATGAGAGGTGGTGCACCTCCGTTCCCTCACGCGGTAGCAGTGTTACCTCCGCTTCCTGCCAACCACAACCAGAATCAAAACCACAATcatcatcaccaccaccaccatcaccaccaacATTATTACGATCATCACCATCACCAACCCCAAAATCCTCAAG GTACTACGGGATTAGGAGTAGGCGTGGGTCTTGGAGTACAGACGGCGCATCCTCCTCCAGGAGCTGGCACGACGATTATGACCACGATGTCGACATCGATGACAACGATGCGTCCAGGAGTGGGTAGTACACAGTGTCGTCAACCACCTGCATACAAAGTTGCGGCACAGATGGCAAGGTTGCACAGGCTTGGCCGTGCTCACAGCCACGAGGGTGTTACCTACAGGACCGACCATGAAGATG ACGACGAGGACGCCCAGGTATCAGCGGTTTAA